The following DNA comes from Xiphophorus hellerii strain 12219 chromosome 5, Xiphophorus_hellerii-4.1, whole genome shotgun sequence.
TTCTGCCATCAGGTGATCAAACACAAAAGGCACTTATTGGCCATCATAATCAGCAAAGCCAGTATCCTGCTTGGCTTCTGCAGAATCGAAACCTCTCCCTTAATATGTCAATGTTTTTCTCTGCCTTCCTGCTTCAGAggtgttctgtttttttctctcattctcTGAAAAATTTATTGTGTTCTTTCCTATTTCCTCCATCTTTTCATAAGTGTACATTATCAAGGACATATTGCTTAAGGGAGGTTGGGGGTAACATTCTTAGGGGCTCACGGCCCACAGCTCTATGGAGACATCATATAAGGGGACTGGGTTTCATTTTTTCCGCTCCAGGTAATTAGACGGGACCCAGCCCTTGCGGGGAAGCAGGCTGTCCTGCACCTGGCAATACCACCATCCGTTGGGGTTTCTCTCCAGAACCTCTAGACATGTTCCTTCAGTGAAGCCCATAGTCTCCTCGTCGCCACGGTAGTCTGCGATGGACACGTACACATCCCTGCCGAGGTTATTGTGGATTAGCTGGCTCTTCTCGATGGGCTTGGGACGCACTGTGGACACTGGGATCCCGTTGCGCTGGCTCACTCTGCTCAAGGCATCAGGGACATTGGAGGTGCTGAAGGCGGTTCCTGAGCATCCCAGACCGGAGCGCTCAACTGGCCTCGTCTGGCTTTCGACGACAACGTGGGGTCGTACAGTACTGAAGGAGGCATTTCTGCGAACTCCGAGAGTAGCAGAACCAGAGCTGTAGTGGTCACTCCTGCCGAGGGACTCGTTTCTCCGTAAGGAACCAGTCATGTAGTGGGAATCCTTAGAGGTCTGTGATGTGGTCACAAAAACAGACTGGGGCCTGACCGCCACCTGCCGTACACCATTTCTCATCCGTACGCCTCCGTTAACCAGTCCAGAGGGTTTGGAGAAGCCTCCGGGGGGCTTGGAAGGAATCGGAGGAGAATTTCCTCTCAATCCTTGGTGCTGCTGGGTCAGACCCTGAATGTTGATGTTATTCAGGGCTAAAACATGCTTCTCATTCTTCTCCAGGCTGTTAGACTTTTTCCCACTATTTCTTTGTCCATTTGACTCCAAAACACTTGGATCACCCACCTTCTTGACCGGTTCAAGGTAATAAGAGGGAGCCCAGCCCTCCTCTGAGCCCCAGCGGACGTACCACCAGCCGCTCTCCTGCTTCTCTAAAACCTCAACTTCCACTCCTGCCGGAAAACTGATTTCAGAGTCCTGGACCTTCTTGTAGACATCGACAGAGCGGTACAAGGTAGGGCCTTCCACATCTGAGTCCCCTCGGCTCCCCTTAGAGTATACAGAAGACAGATCGGACGTACTGCGTGAACACATGGAACCCTCTGAGGAGATAACAGAAGCTGTCTCCGAGTCATCCCCGCGAGTCGGTTTGAGGATATGTCGATACTGACTGGCAGGCCTCAGCTGCCGTCTCAGAGAGCTGATGTCCATTCTCTCAGGGCTCTGGGGTTCTGATTTGGTCAGGAGGGGTTTAGGTCTGACAGACGGCTTGGGTCTGGTGGAAGGGCTCTGACCGATTCCTGGTTCGATATCCCGCTTAAGGGCGGGACTTTTCTTTGGACCTCTGACTAGTTCGTCTGATGAAGAGTGAGGGCTGCTGTCCTGAGACCTCATGTCTACATGTCTGCCAAGTGTCTGGCTTCTTCTGCTCATCTCTGGCGTCATCGTTTTCCTGGTTAGACCAGCTAAAGGGGAAGATCCAGAAGGTTTCCTTGGGACTGTTGAGGAATGGTAGCTCCTTGGAGAGCTGGGTACACTGGAACCTTTAACTCTGGTTCCTTCAACACCACTGCTCAGTCTGAAGCCATCATTCTCATAGATACACTCCTCCTTACTGACCTCTTCCACAGATCTGAACGAGGTTCTTCGATGAGCGAAAACTGGGGAAGCTTTGCAGACCGGAGGTGAAGCTTTATTTGACGGAGGGGAGCTATGGTACTTTTCAGAGACAACATTGCTGGTCTTCACCTCTTGGGAGCGCTCGTTCTTCAGAAACTCACTGTCAGATTCGCCCTCGCATCCGATTGCGGGAATATCATACTCCGGTTCCTCATACACTGGCCTGCTGGGCTGCTCCGTGGCTTTGGAGGAAGGGTTGAGAGACTGGGGGGCCTCCTCTGAGTCTTGCTTTTTGATCGGGGGAGCTGGTGGAGGGACTTTGGGGCGGGTGAGAGTGCTGCTCCGTCTGCTGAGGTTGGGCTTCTTGCGCTTGTCGATGTAGGAGCAGGGGGCCCAGCCTTCCATCTCCCCAATCTGCACGTACCACCAACCTCCTGGGTTCTTCTCTATCACCTACACAACAAACAAACCCATGTTAGTGCAGTCAAAGTCACATGCAATTAATTTtgctttgaattaaattaaatagagTTTTCAGGTTTGTAAATATTGACTTCTCATGCAAGTTACAAAAATTTGGAGGTATTCAACCAGTCGGTGAGACAGTTCGTGAGATCAACGTGTAGGGACGGGACAAAAGGTGTGCACCCCTCGCCCAAGTTTAATGTgtcaactataaacctagcttCATTATGCATTGATACGCACAGTGGAAACAATCTTAAAGCGACAGCAGACACTAACATCCAGCTCTTCCTTCTCCCCACTCTTGGGGGTTCAACCAATCagccccaaaaataaaataaagatgctCCTGCATTGGCTTCTTTCCAATAGTATATGAAGTAACATTGTGTCTGGTATTTCAGCTTtctaagctgcattttctttataatattttagatatgatCTAGGAAAACATTTGTGAATAGGCACAAATAATTCCCATATAATTTGGAGTTTTGTTCCAAAGAAAGACCTGTGAATACCAAACTGCAAATTGGTTGGGATTCACTATATTGCAATAGAAGACACTGATTCTTTACAAAGtctattttagtttatttagtcttataatatttgacattttaaatactcaagcattttatttctaaattccAATATAGGGgccttattttttaatttttttaagagaggacattttggaagaaaaagcatttagaaaatgtattaatcAAAATACTGATTGgtagaataataaaaaacgGTTAGTGTACGACACTTATATGCTGTTAAATGCTAATAAATTTCTTCCACAAATGGCTCCCATGATGTTTAATGTCTTGTTTATAATCACGAGTCCCTCATGAAGCCCCCCTAAGGGATCTCCCACAGAGTCTTTATCTTTCCGCCCAGAGGAAACTCTCCACATGATCTCATTAAAACGTGTCTCAAGGTCGCACTCCGCTGACATACATATGCGATCAGCCCTCTCTCATCTCTGCAGCAACACTCTGCATCTGTCCTCTTACATCAGCCTTTTGTCCTCCACGGAAACTGATGCCATCGGAGATGGAGGACTGGAAATCTGCTATGGTGTAATACTCTGCTTCCACAGCAGGGGGCTCTGGTGGCTTTGGTAACTGGAGACCCTAAAAAGGAAGGTAAAGAAGATGGATTCATGCAACcattctttataaataatgtaacACGTATAAAATCAATCTATTTTACAGTTAAGGGGAAAATTACGactcataatgtttttttttattagcaggGAGTTTGTGATTTGTCTCACCAAGTTGGTTTCTCTTCTTGGGGGAGGTTTCTGCCTCAGATTTGGAGACCCTGACAAACACAATAAATCTCCTCAGTCTGGTCAGAGTAACAGAGCAGCAATAAAATCTGGTAAACAGAAACTTCACGCAATTTTTAGTttgtgagagaaaacaaaatccacaaaaagtctgaaaatcCTCATGTTAGATCTACAAGCTACGATGGAGCATTAGGgccatactaagaaaaaaatgaaattactagaataaagtcatattattaGAAGAATAAACTCATACGACAGTACAGTCATAGTATTAccagaataaatttgtaatattatgaTTCTCGAGATTTTATGACCTTATgcccataattttttttattttttcccctaataCTCCATCATACCAAGCAGGTTAGCGTagcaaatataatttatttcataatcaTCATCACACACCACCAGTCAGACTTACCTACAGCTTCAaagcctacacacacacaaagacattttttaccTTCTCATACACAAATTACTTCATCATTTTACAGCAGGTGATTCTCTGCTTTTGTCTCTGgtgtaaaaagttaaataagCTTCAAAGTTCAGAACATATCCTCACCAATTTCCACTCTGTGTGGAGCCACTCGTGCTACAGCTGGAGACCCGGGCTCCCCTCTGACTTTCTCACTCAGGGCAGAACTGGCGGCTATCCCCAGGCAGGGGCTGTTGGTGTCACGGCCGGCGCTCAGCCTCCTGCCCGTCTCGGCGTTGATTTCTGAGTTATAGGGCATGGGCAGGCTGATCTCGCTCTTGGTGATGTGGCGCTCTGGAGTGTTGCTTCCCTCTCCGTCTGTCTGGATGTCCTTCTCGCTGACCGACTTCTTCTGCAGCAGGTTGCTGATCTCCATGATGTTTCCGATGATCTCCACGGGGCCCGTTAGGGTTTTCTTACGAGGCGAGAAGTCGTCTTTTAGTTTCTTCAAGTAGGAGGCCGGTGCCCACCCCTCCTTTCCTAAATATCTTTTGGTGAAACAGACAAAGAAGAATCTTTTACTATCTTGTCTTgatcattttctctctgtctgatcTCTACATGCATCCTTCCCAGATTAAACCAAGCACAATGCTTTTCACAGGTATTAGAACTCCAAAGAGTTGctataaaatgtacaaaaataaaacaatttagaaCACATcctatattttttaattgctaTGTTCTCCTACTACTCTAACTGTATGTTTGCTCAgcttttttctcatgtttttttgaTCATGTTATCTGGGGTTCTGATTAGATGTGGTTCTCCCCTCGAATGGAGCATAAGCTGCAATAATTCTGCCAaccattcttcttcttctgctatTAACCTTTTACTTTTCTTCTGCACAGAAAGTACTCTGTTTTTTGTGCGTATGCTGCATTTTCTCCAAACCCCAGTCGGTTGTGGCAGACAGTCGCTCATACTGaacccagttctggttctgctggaggtccCTTTCTGTTCAAgtggagtttttcctctccactgttgctacaTGCATGCTTGGTTTGAGGGATTGTTGTAAGGTCTATGGCACAATTCTGGTTGACTAACCTGATGTACCACCAGCCCTCCAGGTTCTTCTGGATTACCTCCACGGTGACCCCTTTCTCAAAGCTCACTTCATCCGCGCCTTGGCTGGTGTACGGCTGGATCGTCAAATATTTCTCCTCTATTGAAGAAGAAGGGTGAAGAGTCAAAACAAGAGCAAGGAGTTTctttttggatgagaaatgGTAAATGGGACCCTTATTAAAAGCTCCTTCCTCTGGGTAAACTGTCATTTCTTGCAGCTAAGGTAAGCTCTTTGGACCTTGGTGAAGCCTTCATCTCTGGAGAGATGGTTATTCCTCTTCAATTTGTGACTTCTCTCACAGAATAAAAGATATTTGAGCTACAATCTGTCTTGACTGGTCCCTATTTGACCATTACTCCTCTCTCACACTCTGCTATCCCTCAAAGACCCTGTAAGGGAAGGAAATCCCTCCATGGGTTCAATTTATAAACTTCTGTTCATATTTGTTTTGGCCGAGGTACTGCATGTTTAGACAACTATTTCTTCTGGTTTcggatgctgtgcagctgcaaGGATTTTTGCTCTTACGTTTATACTTTTGGACAACTGTCTTCATGAGTGGTGGTTTTTGATATGGGCGACATGGGCAACCCAGGGCGGCTTTTATAGAGGTAAATTATCTGCAATATTCAGGTCATTGTATTCAATTCACTCCATCATGTAACTGACAGATTTGGATGTGATTTGGTCCAGATGCAGACCTGTGGTGACTATGGGAAGGattgttttttgcaaaatgttgaTCTAGAAGAAGAACCTGAGGGCACCATGAGTCTGATGTGTCAGAGTCATGGTGAGCGTCTAAACTTTTGCATGCCTTTAAGTCTGCTCTGGTGTAAGGGGAAAAGCTCTTTATGACATAGTTTTATTAGGTtaggttaatttatttatacCCAGAGGTATAAATTGTTTTGTAGctataaatcatgtggtgtgaattcaggcaaaggtgtagaaatgatcaaatcaactcagcaggaggaggaaggtaTGGGTGGGTTTCTGTGCTAGCTTTTTCCAAATTATGCACACACTGTTGTCTATGAGTCATAACTGTGTCCTGCATCCACAGACACATTAGCTTGACTTGAACAAGAAGAAGCCTAGGCTATattcacaaaaacaacttggaaAACAATCGCAGTACATTGTCACATCGCTCACTTCCAACGCCCATCATGGCACCCAAAGTTCGGCTGGGTGAATCTGGCTCTAGTGTACAGCTGTTGGAGTGATTGGTAAGATGAGAAAATGCTTTGCAAATTCAGTCCATGAACTACTGTTGCTAAAGATTGGTCTAAGCATGCCAGATCCTAccaaatcaaatcattttttcaCTCCTCTCTGATCCAATTCTATGGATGTCCAAAACAAATCATTCCTCCTTCTAATCCATTCCTGATGTTTATGCTTTTTCCTAAACCTTTAATAAAGGAGCTAATTGTTTTTGCGGACCCTACGCCTCCAATGAAGCAAAGATGAAAAGTCTTATATGCCATAAAAAGGTTCAACCATTCAGTAGGTTCAAATAACTGAAAGTCCAGCAAGATTAGTTTGAGCAGCAGTGAAGCGTTAGCTGAACTGGTACCCAGTTGAGTTTAGGTCTCCAAAAAGGTTTAATGGGCTCATTCTCTGGTGGCGACAGTTAGCCTGGTGACTCATTTCAGAGGCTCTACGGAGGCTGAGGTTGATGTGATTAAAACCAGTCTCCTGATTGGGCTGTGGCCCACTTTAGCACTTTTCCATAAGCTCATTCCTGGGCCAAGCCTCGGAGTTCTGGGAGACACATCTGGTGAGGTAAGAGTCCTGCACAGCAGCCTGAAGAACTGCTGAGGTGAATCAGATTAGAAAGACACAGGGAATGATTAGATGTTGTGCAGATCTAAAATAAGGTTTCATGagaccttcagaaagtcatGACAACTACTGACTGAAAATTATTGATCATTGCTATTAAGTCTGACAGCAACTTAGCAATCTTCCACACAGAAGTAGACtaaatttaagattttctgATATGTATTAATGAATTATACATCTCTTTATAAAATCAGCAGGTTTTGTGgataatgttaaaaataacacCTGATTCTCACATCTGATTTTCTGATTTCCAAGTAAAACACAGAGAGCCTAGTTTAATCTGCTACTTTTAAAGCCATAAGGATTCAAGGGGGAAAGCTTTACTTTGAACTGAGAAGCATTTCATGTGTGATGGAGAAAGATTTGAGATTTCTCTGACTGTGCTGAGCTCTGGCCACCCAATACGCAGCTGCTGGCACGATCCCGGAGCAAGTTGTTGTTGGCCGAGAGATGAGGATGCAAATGAGGTTGTTTACTTTAAGACCAAACTCTGTGGAAGGATGGGGGCcacaggaggagctgcagcaactCTCCAGGccttttttcttactgtttgcAACCAATGTGTTGCAAACACTTCAAAACTAGATGAGTAAGAAGCGGTCCACATAGAACGGTTTGTTGAAAAGGATAATGTTATTATAACGTCTCAGAAAAAGTCTCTGATCATGCAGACTGCCTAACAACAGGATTTAAATTGTCTAAATATTcctacattttgtcacaatacaaAATTACcatgtttacaaataaaaatctgaaaactatCTCTATGCATTCATATTCTGCCCTGCTGAGTCAACACTTTGCCGAAGTACCTTTCACTGCAGGTTTGGGGCATGTCTGGCTCCATCGTTGCCAGAACCGGTTCCCCAGGGAGGTCTAAGTCAGTTTTAATGGAGCAAGAGCAAATTTCCCTTGGCCAGTGTGAGCTTTCTATTTTCCTGCTTTTGCTTTTGGTTTGACTTTTTACTCTCTGATGCTGATTACAAACTGTATCTGAGATGGTTGTGACAGAGAAATCAGCTCTAGTTTAGTCAGATTGGATGGGTAGCATCTCTAAACTGTAGTGAGAACGTATAGTCTCACCATAGGTTCTCAATTGGATctatgtctggactttgactgaaccATTCAAATGGTGCATTCataccagccctgtttagtctgctttaaccaaactctagttcatttgcCGGTTCTTTTGACGTGCAATTGCATAATCAAACTCTGAGGCGGATCAAAACAGCGAACTCTGATCCACTTAAATACTGCGGTCTCAgctcggttgaagtgaactttggaactttaagaaaaaacattttctctgttgtGTGAAAACAACATTCTCCATGGTCTTCTTCCACATGAGTGTTTGTTCGGCACATTTgcaaaagacaaaaggaaaatcttacaaccgctaaaatctgaagccactccatttttatttacatttcttgaaGTATAAAGTTGTGTTCAGTGttttcttctgaggtttttgtatcatatccttcagtggttcttggtgcagcgcctccacaggcaaggaggtgaaaatgttgcacaaagggtttggttggtttgacagtgcagtgtgaaagcaaacagaTGAAGATATGACAAATGCtgcagttttggtccccaatcaaacggAGTCTACCAAACTATCAGGTGTGGAAACACACCTGGCTTGTTGTTCTGCCAGAAGGCGAATTCTTAGATTTGGGTGTACACAATCTGGACTCTTAAGAGGTTTTTgtagatactttaagacttcaAAGATTTTGAAACTTACTgggtaaaaattaaaaaagttcaCAGATCATGATGTTTAGACTAGAGGAAGTGTGTGACATTTGTTGAAATTGAAAAgtttctgaatattttacagTGTCAAAATCAAAACTTCATGACATCACCTGCTTCACTCTGAATAATAATGACAATGTGTATaacctaaaaatatataaaactttaaatgccATAATGTGAAAGCTGTCAAAGGTACCAAAAcactgggcgtgccgtggtggcgtaggggatagcgcggcccacatttggaggcctcaagtcctcgacgcggccgtcgcaggttcgactcccggacccggcgacgtttactgcatgtcttaccccctctccttccccctttcctgtcagcctacttcatgaaaagggactctagagcccacaaaaagaccccctggaggggtaaaaaaaaaaaaaaaggtaccaAAACACGAACTCAGTCTGGGAAAGctaaatattcaattaaatttttaaacaatgtttatgCAGTGAAGTAGTTAGGAGATTTACAAAAGGTGCAGCAAATTTCACTGCTTTCTTTAGGAAacacttttacacatttatgcaaattcaataaaattctTATCTGATTGAGTCATATATTGATGTTTTGCAGGGATGATTCATAAGACCAATATGGATCTCCAGGTGAATATGTAGGAGATATGGAGGACACTGTTGCCTCCATGTGACACAGAAGTCGTTTGATGTTGTTTGATGCAGGTTTTTATGTGAGGATTGTGTCTGTCTGTTCACCTCTGCTCTGCTGGCGGTTAACTATACCACCGAGGGTCCAGCGGCGGTCCAACCTCTTCAGGTGAGCCTTTCTTCTCTTAGTAACTGatgatgagcagcagcagcaaccaaaagacaagaaaataaaaggaacaaaGTAAATAATTGGTTAGTGCAAGAAGCTTGGTTTGGCAAAGTGAAGAAAGAATGTTTTGTTAGGAACTGAAAAAATTGATTTAAGCATAAAAGTTAAGGATTACAGGGCGGGAATTTCTTTCTTCATCTAGGAGGAACTTTAACAAACCATTAGTTATTCCGTGGTCTTCAGAAGCcacttttatgcattttgtatttCCAGTGGTGGGTGCAGCTAACGCTAGatcactaatcataaacattaatttCATTAATGGTTAAGTGCTACAACAAGTCAGAGAACATGACAGGAAGCGGAACTGCTGCATAAACAGCCTTCATAACCTTCAATATAAGAGCATGAACACAAATGTTTAAATACTTGAATAGTTCTTAAAAGTCCATaatcaaaacttcaacaaagaTGACAAAGGTTTACAAAATAGCTAAATAAATTTGCGCTTTataatttatctggaaaaatgaaTTTAGGGGAAGCAAAGtacactaaatgttttcaaagttagcaaaagccCTAAAGcgctagacaaaaaaaaaggctcattagCAGACTAGCGGATGTGTTTCCACCATTGTTAATTATTTCgttttgaacatttcacaaTGATCATTGGCAATAATGAACATAAGAGAAATGTACTGGACTTGCTTCCAATCTGGCTCCTCTCTGAGGTCAATTTACCAAGAGACGTGACTTGGTAGTGCATCATTGACCTGATGCACTACCAATAAGGTGAGGAAACCCTGGACCTCGCAACCCATGGATGGGGCATATTCAAACCAGTCCAAACTGTTTCTCAGACTTCAAATAAGCCTTTTGTTCCTGAGAGGAGGCTGGATGAACTAAAAGACGAAGCCACATCGGGTGTTTGTCTTCTGCAGCAATGCAGCTTGAAGGGGAAATAAGTAGCAGAGCTAAAATTTGATGCTCCAGACTTACAGATCCATCCACATTTCAACTCAGACACATTGTCACGAGATGTGAATCAACACATCTCATGACAATTAATGAAGTGGTATTTCTAACTAACTGAGCCATGAACTGTTGAACTTTCTCACAATCCATTAGTTCAGAGCCTGTATGATCCATCAGAAGTTATAAAGTGATTAATCTGAGGGCATATGGAGAGCAAACATCAGTGAAAAGAAGAGCAGGCAGAGAAAACTTGTCTTTTATCTGTCTTTGTGCTGTGGAAATCTAATTCCTTCTTTGTCTCTCAGCGTCTCATCTTCTGCCCTCTCTTATCTCCCAAATGTTCCTCTTTCTCAGTAtccctcttcttcttttgtctgtCTCTGGTACTTGTCATCTCCTCTCTCTTCTGGTCCCTCTCTGACTCAGCAGCAATCCTGCTGAGCTCCACCTTGCTCCTGTTGACCTCCTAATTGAAATATCAGCTCAGGCACAGAGAGGAAATGTTATTTCGAGGTAATTTTAGTGGAGCTGTGCCTGTCGGTTTCTCTCCAGTGAGCCGGGCCGTCAGCAGAATTAGGTTACGGACCACATGGAGATAATAAGATGTAAGGGGCAACAGTAATGTGAGGGAGGAAGATCAGAAATGAGAAGTGACGATGTGTGCAAACAGAGGAGCAGTACGAATGGAGGCACTGCCGGGATAAGATGGAGCAGAGCATCGATTCAGCTCAACGTCATTCTAGGCTCTGATTTGATGAGGCTTTGCATCAACTTTCAATTTCCATTATCATCTTTTCTGTCAATCAGATCATTACTGGAACTTGGATCCAAAGTAgagctataaataaatataaattaaaagctcaaaaaagaCCAACCAACAACAGACAATTCATAAAAATTCATAAAACGGAAACAGGTTTTTCTGAAGTTACAAACCTTTCTACACAAGAAAAGTGAAAGACCGCTGCATCCTAAATGCACAAAGGAGCATTATaggagatccttcctcccagtaGCTGTTAGACTCTGACAGCAGCACAACCATTCTCTAAGAAAACACAGCTGAAGATAAACAAGCATCAAGTTTACCTGGCTAAAGCTTCCTCaaagacaaagttttttttgaaAGTGTCCGACTATTccaaatttagattttactCTAGTGAATATTGAGTTGGGATtcaaagagaagaagagaagagctAATATAAGTGAGGTTTTGCACAATCTTCTGAAGCATGCAGTGAGAGAGAAAAGGTATTCTAGATAATCCAAAGGCAGCAAAAGTCTTAATAAACTATTGCACCATCCTTCTTTCAAAGCaggaaataaactgtttaaatacaGTTTAAGATTTCTGAGCAGCAGACATGTttgcatatttgtgtgtttgcatgttatACATCTCAGTAAAGTTCCCTCTCTCTGAAAGTCCCAACTGGGGGGTATTGTGACACAGTGATGAAAAACTTCATCCCAGCATTCAGACTAAACATTTGTGAGAAAAGGGTCACAGCACAACGAGGTTCCTGCATAGAGCTGTAGGATCCTGGGGGAACAGGAAGGAATTTTCTGTGGTGCCAAAGTACTGCAGCCCACTTTGGCAGCTGTCTGGTACCATTTCACCATAATGCTGTGACTGTGGCCTCAAAGGCTCCAAGTGTGTGACTGGAGGTGTGTTTAAGATTAACTTTTAAAGACTGTTTTCAGGCTGAGATTTAtatgaggaaaacaaacacagcaaaaacatcACGATTGAGAAATCTCTGCTTCTGCCCTGCAGACATTTCTCCCACAGCGAGTCAGCCACACTgacttttatgtgtttttgtgttttatgactgTAATAATGTTTCTGTGAACAAACCTTCTCCGGTCCTGGAGGTGGCCAGATCCGAATCGTCTCTGGTTCCATTCTGGGAGTCCAGGTATGTGGCTGGGACCCAGCCCTGCTGCTCCGACGTGCTGACGAACCACCAACCTGAGgtacaaacacacagacaccaACATCCCATTTTTACAACATCATTTTGATTtacaccaaacaataattactcTTC
Coding sequences within:
- the sh3pxd2aa gene encoding SH3 and PX domain-containing protein 2A isoform X1 yields the protein MQSLCRIKMQFRTVLDVKVVDVEKRRNPSKHYVYVINVTYSDNTSHIIYRRYSKFFDLQMQLLDKFPIEGGQKDPKKRIIPFLPGKILFRRSHVRDVAMKRLRFIDDYCRALVRLPPHISQSEEVLHFFETKAEDINPPVEDYGSKRKSVWMYGFTDSPRKEASGIDSSEPMVLEQYVAVANYERQENSEINLKAGETVDVIEKSESGWWFVSTSEQQGWVPATYLDSQNGTRDDSDLATSRTGEVTKRRKAHLKRLDRRWTLGGIVNRQQSREEKYLTIQPYTSQGADEVSFEKGVTVEVIQKNLEGWWYIRYLGKEGWAPASYLKKLKDDFSPRKKTLTGPVEIIGNIMEISNLLQKKSVSEKDIQTDGEGSNTPERHITKSEISLPMPYNSEINAETGRRLSAGRDTNSPCLGIAASSALSEKVRGEPGSPAVARVAPHRVEIGFEAVGSPNLRQKPPPRRETNLGLQLPKPPEPPAVEAEYYTIADFQSSISDGISFRGGQKADVIEKNPGGWWYVQIGEMEGWAPCSYIDKRKKPNLSRRSSTLTRPKVPPPAPPIKKQDSEEAPQSLNPSSKATEQPSRPVYEEPEYDIPAIGCEGESDSEFLKNERSQEVKTSNVVSEKYHSSPPSNKASPPVCKASPVFAHRRTSFRSVEEVSKEECIYENDGFRLSSGVEGTRVKGSSVPSSPRSYHSSTVPRKPSGSSPLAGLTRKTMTPEMSRRSQTLGRHVDMRSQDSSPHSSSDELVRGPKKSPALKRDIEPGIGQSPSTRPKPSVRPKPLLTKSEPQSPERMDISSLRRQLRPASQYRHILKPTRGDDSETASVISSEGSMCSRSTSDLSSVYSKGSRGDSDVEGPTLYRSVDVYKKVQDSEISFPAGVEVEVLEKQESGWWYVRWGSEEGWAPSYYLEPVKKVGDPSVLESNGQRNSGKKSNSLEKNEKHVLALNNINIQGLTQQHQGLRGNSPPIPSKPPGGFSKPSGLVNGGVRMRNGVRQVAVRPQSVFVTTSQTSKDSHYMTGSLRRNESLGRSDHYSSGSATLGVRRNASFSTVRPHVVVESQTRPVERSGLGCSGTAFSTSNVPDALSRVSQRNGIPVSTVRPKPIEKSQLIHNNLGRDVYVSIADYRGDEETMGFTEGTCLEVLERNPNGWWYCQVQDSLLPRKGWVPSNYLERKK
- the sh3pxd2aa gene encoding SH3 and PX domain-containing protein 2A isoform X3 — protein: MQSLCRIKMQFRTVLDVKVVDVEKRRNPSKHYVYVINVTYSDNTSHIIYRRYSKFFDLQMQLLDKFPIEGGQKDPKKRIIPFLPGKILFRRSHVRDVAMKRLRFIDDYCRALVRLPPHISQSEEVLHFFETKAEDINPPVEDYGSKRKSGIDSSEPMVLEQYVAVANYERQENSEINLKAGETVDVIEKSESGWWFVSTSEQQGWVPATYLDSQNGTRDDSDLATSRTGEVTKRRKAHLKRLDRRWTLGGIVNRQQSREEKYLTIQPYTSQGADEVSFEKGVTVEVIQKNLEGWWYIRYLGKEGWAPASYLKKLKDDFSPRKKTLTGPVEIIGNIMEISNLLQKKSVSEKDIQTDGEGSNTPERHITKSEISLPMPYNSEINAETGRRLSAGRDTNSPCLGIAASSALSEKVRGEPGSPAVARVAPHRVEIGFEAVGSPNLRQKPPPRRETNLGLQLPKPPEPPAVEAEYYTIADFQSSISDGISFRGGQKADVIEKNPGGWWYVQIGEMEGWAPCSYIDKRKKPNLSRRSSTLTRPKVPPPAPPIKKQDSEEAPQSLNPSSKATEQPSRPVYEEPEYDIPAIGCEGESDSEFLKNERSQEVKTSNVVSEKYHSSPPSNKASPPVCKASPVFAHRRTSFRSVEEVSKEECIYENDGFRLSSGVEGTRVKGSSVPSSPRSYHSSTVPRKPSGSSPLAGLTRKTMTPEMSRRSQTLGRHVDMRSQDSSPHSSSDELVRGPKKSPALKRDIEPGIGQSPSTRPKPSVRPKPLLTKSEPQSPERMDISSLRRQLRPASQYRHILKPTRGDDSETASVISSEGSMCSRSTSDLSSVYSKGSRGDSDVEGPTLYRSVDVYKKVQDSEISFPAGVEVEVLEKQESGWWYVRWGSEEGWAPSYYLEPVKKVGDPSVLESNGQRNSGKKSNSLEKNEKHVLALNNINIQGLTQQHQGLRGNSPPIPSKPPGGFSKPSGLVNGGVRMRNGVRQVAVRPQSVFVTTSQTSKDSHYMTGSLRRNESLGRSDHYSSGSATLGVRRNASFSTVRPHVVVESQTRPVERSGLGCSGTAFSTSNVPDALSRVSQRNGIPVSTVRPKPIEKSQLIHNNLGRDVYVSIADYRGDEETMGFTEGTCLEVLERNPNGWWYCQVQDSLLPRKGWVPSNYLERKK